A window of Malania oleifera isolate guangnan ecotype guangnan chromosome 5, ASM2987363v1, whole genome shotgun sequence contains these coding sequences:
- the LOC131156590 gene encoding L-ascorbate oxidase homolog codes for MAGWWLWAVVAIFAAVGRAEDPYLFFEWTVTYGVRSPLGVPQQVILINDQFPGPEINSVTNNNLIINVFNNLTEPFLLTWSGLQQRRNSFEDGVYGTTCPIPPGKNFTYIMQVKDQIGSFYYFPSLAFHKAAGGFGGIKILSRPLIPVPFADPAWDFTILIGDWYKTNHTILKAALDAGKMLPPPDGLLINGQGPNGYALQFEQGKTYRLRISNVGLQSSINFKIQGHKLKLVEVEGTHTMQITLGSIDIHVGQSVSVLVTANRPPRDYHILASTRFTAVTLNNTAILRYNNSLRAFSRLLPSPTMNTAAWSLHQARAFRTNLTASGPRPNPQGSYHYGLINLTRTIILESSAGLVDGKQRYALNSVSFVPADTPLKLADYFNISGVFEVGSIPDTPTGKPIQLDTSVMGADYRAFIEIVFQNNEKIMQSFHLNGYYFFVVGMDFGKWSPSRRAQYNLRDAVSRVTIQVYPESWSAIYVALDNVGMWNLRSEIWARQYLGEQSYLRVYTSVKSLRDEFLIPINALLCGRAEGRSTRP; via the exons ATGGCGGGGTGGTGGTTGTGGGCAGTGGTGGCGATTTTTGCAGCCGTGGGGAGGGCGGAGGATCCGTACTTGTTCTTCGAGTGGACGGTCACCTACGGCGTGCGTTCTCCTCTGGGCGTTCCTCAGCAG GTAATTCTTATAAACGATCAATTTCCGGGTCCTGAGATTAACTCAGTCACCAACAACAATCTCATCATCAATGTCTTCAACAATCTCACCGAGCCGTTTCTTCTCACCTG GAGTGGGCTGCAGCAGAGGAGGAACTCATTTGAAGATGGAGTGTATGGAACCACATGCCCCATCCCTCCTGGCAAGAACTTCACATACATTATGCAAGTGAAAGACCAAATTGGGAGCTTCTACTACTTCCCATCTCTTGCTTTCCACAAGGCTGCTGGTGGCTTTGGAGGCATCAAGATCCTCAGCAGACCCCTCATCCCTGTCCCCTTCGCTGATCCTGCTTGGGACTTCACCATTCTCATTGGGGATTGGTACAAGACCAACCACACA ATCCTGAAGGCTGCATTGGATGCTGGCAAGATGCTTCCACCCCCAGATGGCCTTTTAATCAATGGTCAAGGACCTAATGGTTATGCACTTCAATTTGAGCAAG GGAAAACCTACAGGCTCAGGATTTCAAATGTTGGGCTCCAAAGCTCAATTAACTTCAAAATCCAAGGTCACAAGCTGAAGCTTGTTGAAGTTGAGGGAACTCACACAATGCAGATCACTCTTGGCTCTATTGACATCCATGTGGGCCAGTCTGTGTCTGTGTTGGTTACCGCGAATCGTCCTCCTCGCGATTACCATATTCTGGCTTCAACCCGGTTCACTGCTGTTACCCTCAACAACACCGCCATTCTCCGCTACAACAACTCACTCCGAGCCTTCTCCCGTCTTCTCCCAAGTCCGACCATGAACACAGCTGCTTGGTCATTGCACCAGGCCCGTGCCTTCAG GACTAACTTGACAGCAAGTGGACCAAGGCCAAACCCACAGGGATCCTACCACTATGGGCTCATCAACCTCACTAGAACAATCATACTTGAAAGTTCTGCAGGATTAGTTGATGGCAAGCAGAGATATGCTCTTAACAGTGTCTCCTTTGTCCCGGCCGACACACCCCTCAAGCTCGCGGATTACTTCAACATCAGTGGGGTGTTCGAAGTTGGGAGCATCCCGGACACACCCACGGGCAAACCGATCCAGCTCGACACCTCAGTGATGGGTGCCGACTACAGAGCTTTCATTGAGATTGTGTTTCAGAACAATGAGAAGATTATGCAGAGCTTTCATCTTAATGGGTATTATTTCTTTGTTGTTGG AATGGATTTTGGAAAGTGGAGTCCATCTAGAAGAGCACAATATAATCTTAGAGATGCTGTCTCAAGAGTCACAATACAG GTGTATCCAGAGTCATGGAGTGCCATATATGTTGCACTAGACAATGTGGGAATGTGGAATTTGAGAAGTGAGATATGGGCAAGACAGTACTTGGGAGAGCAGTCCTACCTGAGAGTTTATACCTCGGTGAAATCGCTTCGTGACGAGTTTCTCATTCCAATCAATGCCCTTCTTTGTGGCAGGGCTGAGGGAAGAAGTACCAGGCCATAG